In the genome of Constrictibacter sp. MBR-5, one region contains:
- the rplQ gene encoding 50S ribosomal protein L17, producing the protein MRHGMHGRKLNRTSSHRRALFANLAVALIKHEQITTTLPKAKDLRPYVEKLITLGKRGDLHARRQAIAQIGDEVIVRKLFDSLKDRYANRAGGYTRVLKAGFRYGDAAPMAIIELVDRDVSAKGQDSGPPQNLDDEESVAA; encoded by the coding sequence ATGCGCCACGGGATGCACGGCCGCAAGCTGAACCGTACCAGCAGTCACCGGAGGGCGTTGTTCGCCAATCTGGCGGTGGCGCTGATCAAGCACGAGCAGATCACCACCACGCTGCCGAAGGCGAAGGACCTGCGCCCCTACGTCGAGAAGCTGATAACGCTCGGCAAGCGGGGCGACCTTCACGCCCGCCGCCAGGCGATCGCGCAGATCGGCGACGAGGTCATCGTCCGCAAGCTGTTCGACTCCCTGAAGGATCGCTACGCCAACCGCGCCGGCGGCTACACGCGGGTGCTGAAGGCGGGCTTCCGCTACGGCGACGCCGCGCCGATGGCGATCATCGAACTGGTGGATCGCGACGTGTCGGCGAAGGGTCAGGATTCCGGACCGCCGCAGAACCTCGACGACGAGGAGTCGGTTGCCGCCTGA
- a CDS encoding DNA-directed RNA polymerase subunit alpha produces MSPISKNWQDLIKPGKLQVESGDDPRRVATVVADPLERGFGITLGNALRRILLSSLQGAAVTSIQIDGVLHEFSSIPGVREDVTDIVLNVKSLGLRMHGEGPKRIYLTAKGPGLATAGMIETGADVEVMDPDLVICTLDEGASIRMELVVENGKGYVPASVNRREDAPIGVIPVDAIYSPVRTVSYKVENTRVGQVTDFDKLSLRVETNGSLRPEDAVAYASRILQDQLQLFINFEEPRAVVEDSHAPDLPFNKNLLRKVEELELSVRSANCLKNDNIIYIGDLVQKTEAEMLRTPNFGRKSLNEIKQVLEGMGLHLGMEIPNWPPENIEELAKRLEEPY; encoded by the coding sequence ATGTCTCCGATCAGCAAGAACTGGCAGGATCTGATCAAGCCCGGCAAGCTCCAGGTGGAGTCCGGGGACGATCCTCGCCGCGTGGCCACGGTGGTCGCCGACCCGCTCGAGCGCGGCTTCGGCATCACGCTGGGTAACGCGCTGCGGCGCATCCTGCTCTCCTCGCTTCAGGGCGCGGCGGTCACCTCTATCCAGATCGACGGCGTCCTGCACGAGTTCTCGTCGATCCCCGGCGTTCGCGAGGACGTCACCGACATCGTCCTGAACGTGAAGTCGCTCGGCCTGCGCATGCACGGCGAGGGGCCGAAGCGGATCTATCTGACGGCGAAGGGCCCCGGCCTCGCCACCGCCGGCATGATCGAGACCGGCGCCGACGTCGAGGTCATGGACCCCGATCTGGTGATCTGCACCCTCGACGAGGGCGCCAGCATCCGGATGGAACTGGTCGTCGAGAACGGCAAGGGCTACGTCCCCGCCAGCGTCAATCGCCGCGAGGATGCGCCGATCGGCGTGATCCCTGTCGATGCGATCTACAGCCCGGTGCGGACGGTCTCCTACAAGGTGGAGAATACCCGCGTCGGTCAGGTCACCGACTTCGACAAGCTGTCGCTGCGGGTCGAGACGAACGGGTCGCTGCGCCCCGAGGACGCGGTCGCTTACGCGTCGCGGATCCTGCAGGACCAGCTGCAGCTCTTCATCAACTTCGAAGAGCCCCGCGCCGTGGTCGAAGATTCCCACGCGCCGGATCTGCCGTTCAACAAGAACCTGCTGCGCAAGGTCGAGGAGCTGGAGCTCTCGGTCCGCTCGGCGAACTGCCTGAAGAACGACAACATCATCTATATCGGCGATCTGGTTCAGAAGACGGAGGCGGAGATGCTCCGTACCCCGAACTTCGGCCGGAAATCGCTGAACGAGATCAAGCAGGTGCTCGAAGGCATGGGCCTCCATCTCGGCATGGAGATCCCGAACTGGCCGCCGGAGAACATCGAGGAACTGGCAAAGCGCCTCGAAGAGCCGTATTGA
- the rpsK gene encoding 30S ribosomal protein S11, which produces MARPAAAATRIRRRERKNITSGVAHVTASFNNTMITITDVQGNSIAWSSSGTMGFKGSRKSTPFAAQMAAEDAARKAQEHGMRTLEVQVRGPGSGRESALRALQAAGFAITSIRDVTPIPHNGCRPPKRRRV; this is translated from the coding sequence ATGGCAAGGCCTGCGGCAGCAGCGACGCGCATCCGTCGCCGCGAACGGAAGAACATCACTTCCGGCGTGGCGCACGTGACCGCATCGTTCAACAACACGATGATCACGATCACCGACGTCCAGGGCAATTCGATCGCCTGGTCGTCGTCCGGCACCATGGGCTTCAAGGGTTCGCGCAAGTCGACCCCGTTCGCGGCGCAGATGGCTGCCGAGGACGCCGCCCGAAAGGCGCAGGAACACGGCATGCGCACCCTTGAGGTGCAGGTTCGCGGCCCGGGTTCGGGGCGCGAGTCGGCACTGCGGGCGCTGCAGGCGGCGGGGTTCGCGATCACGTCGATCCGCGACGTCACGCCAATCCCGCACAATGGTTGCCGTCCGCCCAAGCGGCGTCGGGTGTAG
- the rpsM gene encoding 30S ribosomal protein S13 yields MARIAGVNIPTNKRVEIALTYIHGIGRAKAQEICGKIAIPAERRVGDLTEDEVIRIRESIDRDYLVEGDLRREVAMNIKRLMDLGCYRGLRHRRGLPVHGQRTHTNARTRKGKARPIAGKKKVTK; encoded by the coding sequence GTGGCGCGTATCGCTGGCGTCAACATCCCCACAAACAAGCGCGTCGAAATCGCGCTGACCTACATCCACGGGATCGGCCGGGCGAAAGCTCAGGAGATCTGCGGGAAGATCGCCATTCCGGCCGAGCGCCGAGTGGGAGACCTGACCGAGGATGAGGTGATCCGGATCCGTGAATCCATCGACCGTGACTATCTGGTCGAGGGTGATCTTCGTCGCGAAGTCGCGATGAACATCAAGCGGCTGATGGATCTCGGTTGCTATCGCGGGCTGCGCCACCGGCGCGGGCTGCCGGTGCATGGCCAGCGGACGCATACCAATGCGCGCACGCGCAAAGGCAAGGCGCGTCCGATCGCCGGCAAGAAAAAAGTCACGAAGTAG
- a CDS encoding adenylate kinase — protein sequence MRILVLLGPPGAGKGTQAKRLERAYGIVQLSTGDMLRAAVASGSDLGREAKDVMDAGKLMPDAIMTEIISDRIEQPDCANGFILDGFPRTRAQAEALDALLDRKGLALDKVVELKVDEQALVERVSGRFACAKCGAGYHDKFQPPKQAGICDVCGSTEFIRRADDNAETVRARLSAYREQTAPILPYYRDKGVLVEVDGMADIDEVTRQIEHVLNG from the coding sequence ATGAGGATTCTCGTTCTTCTCGGGCCGCCGGGGGCGGGCAAGGGCACTCAGGCGAAGCGTCTCGAGCGAGCCTACGGTATCGTGCAGCTCTCGACGGGCGATATGCTGCGTGCGGCTGTCGCCTCGGGCAGCGATCTCGGTCGCGAGGCGAAGGACGTGATGGATGCGGGCAAGCTGATGCCCGATGCCATCATGACGGAAATCATATCCGACAGGATCGAGCAGCCCGACTGTGCTAACGGGTTCATCCTGGACGGCTTCCCCCGTACGCGCGCACAAGCCGAAGCGCTCGATGCGTTGCTGGACCGGAAGGGCTTGGCGCTCGACAAGGTCGTCGAGCTCAAGGTCGACGAGCAGGCCCTGGTGGAGCGCGTCTCCGGGCGTTTCGCCTGTGCCAAGTGCGGGGCGGGCTACCACGACAAGTTCCAGCCGCCGAAGCAGGCGGGTATCTGCGACGTCTGCGGCAGTACCGAGTTCATACGCCGGGCCGACGACAACGCCGAGACCGTGCGTGCGCGACTCTCGGCCTACCGCGAACAGACCGCACCGATTCTGCCCTACTACAGGGACAAGGGCGTTCTGGTCGAAGTGGACGGCATGGCGGACATAGACGAGGTTACGCGACAGATCGAACACGTGCTGAATGGCTAG
- the secY gene encoding preprotein translocase subunit SecY, with translation MASAAERLAANVNLGAFGKATELKKRIWFTLGCLIVYRLGTYVPIPGIDPAVLAEIFQSQAGGLLGMFDMFAGGALGRMTIFALNIMPYISAAIIMQLMTAVSPKLEALKKEGESGRKKINQYTRYGTVLLATVQAYGLAIGVEGMRGPSGAAVIDPGLFFRFTTVVTVVGGTMFLMWLGEQITARGVGNGISLIIFAGIVANLPSALAAILELGRTGAMSAGFIIFLLLMSVLVIAVVVFVERAQRRIVVQYPKRQVGNRMYGGDSSHLPLKLNSAGVIPPIFASSLLLMPTTLASFAASGGDGPEWLTSIAAYLGHGQPLYLALYVSMIVFFAFFYTAVVFNPEETADNLRKHGGFVPGIRPGKNTADYLDYVLTRLTVVGAIYLALVCILPEILISQYSVPFYFGGTSLLIIVSVTMDTVAQIQSHLVAHQYEGLIRKSKLRGRRG, from the coding sequence ATGGCATCCGCCGCGGAGAGACTCGCCGCCAACGTCAATCTCGGCGCGTTCGGGAAGGCGACTGAGCTCAAGAAGCGGATCTGGTTCACGCTCGGCTGCCTGATCGTCTACCGGCTCGGCACCTACGTGCCGATTCCCGGGATCGATCCGGCAGTGCTTGCGGAGATCTTCCAGAGCCAGGCCGGCGGCCTGCTCGGGATGTTCGACATGTTCGCGGGCGGCGCCCTCGGGCGGATGACGATCTTCGCGCTGAACATCATGCCGTACATCTCCGCGGCCATCATCATGCAGTTGATGACGGCCGTGTCTCCCAAGCTGGAGGCCCTCAAGAAGGAGGGCGAGAGCGGCCGCAAGAAGATCAACCAGTACACCAGATACGGCACCGTTCTCCTCGCCACGGTTCAGGCCTATGGGCTGGCGATCGGCGTGGAGGGCATGCGCGGCCCGTCTGGTGCGGCGGTTATCGATCCTGGCCTGTTCTTCCGCTTCACCACGGTCGTCACCGTGGTGGGTGGCACCATGTTCCTGATGTGGCTGGGTGAGCAGATCACCGCGCGTGGCGTCGGCAACGGCATCTCGCTGATCATCTTCGCCGGCATCGTCGCGAACCTGCCGTCGGCGCTGGCTGCGATCCTGGAACTCGGCCGGACCGGGGCGATGTCCGCGGGTTTCATCATCTTCCTGCTGCTGATGTCGGTCCTCGTGATCGCCGTCGTCGTGTTTGTCGAGCGCGCGCAACGGCGGATCGTCGTCCAGTATCCCAAACGCCAGGTCGGCAACCGGATGTATGGCGGCGACAGCTCGCATCTGCCGCTGAAGCTGAACAGCGCTGGCGTCATCCCGCCGATCTTCGCCAGTTCGCTTCTGCTGATGCCGACGACGCTCGCCAGCTTCGCCGCATCGGGTGGCGACGGGCCGGAGTGGCTGACCAGTATCGCGGCGTATCTGGGCCACGGGCAGCCGCTGTATCTGGCGCTCTACGTCTCGATGATCGTTTTCTTCGCCTTCTTCTACACGGCGGTGGTCTTCAACCCCGAGGAGACGGCGGACAATCTCCGCAAGCACGGCGGCTTCGTTCCGGGCATTCGGCCGGGCAAGAACACAGCCGACTATCTCGACTATGTCCTGACGCGGTTGACGGTGGTGGGTGCGATCTATCTGGCCCTCGTCTGCATCCTTCCGGAGATCCTGATCTCGCAGTACTCGGTGCCCTTCTACTTCGGCGGCACGAGCCTGCTGATCATCGTCAGCGTCACGATGGACACGGTCGCGCAGATCCAGTCGCACCTCGTCGCCCACCAGTATGAGGGCCTGATCCGCAAGTCGAAGCTGAGGGGGCGTCGAGGATGA
- the rplO gene encoding 50S ribosomal protein L15, whose translation MKLNELRDNDGARYKAKRLGRGIGSGKGKTSGKGVKGQKARSGVAINGFEGGQMPIYRRLPKRGFNNIHALSFQEINVGRLQQAIDAGRLDAGQKLDSEALIKAGVIRRAHDGLRLLGKGAITSRIEIEVAGASKSAVDAVEKAGGSVIVCAPRVAAAADEQV comes from the coding sequence ATGAAGCTCAACGAACTCCGGGACAATGACGGCGCCCGCTACAAGGCGAAGCGCCTCGGCCGTGGCATCGGCTCCGGCAAGGGCAAGACGTCCGGCAAGGGCGTCAAGGGCCAGAAGGCGCGCTCCGGCGTTGCCATCAACGGCTTCGAAGGCGGCCAGATGCCGATCTATCGGCGGCTGCCGAAGCGTGGCTTCAACAATATCCACGCGCTGTCCTTCCAGGAGATCAATGTCGGCCGCCTGCAGCAGGCGATCGATGCGGGTCGCCTCGATGCCGGCCAGAAGCTGGATTCCGAGGCGCTGATCAAGGCCGGCGTCATCCGCCGTGCCCATGACGGCCTTCGCCTGCTCGGCAAGGGCGCCATCACAAGCCGCATCGAGATCGAGGTCGCCGGTGCGTCCAAGTCGGCCGTGGATGCGGTCGAGAAGGCGGGGGGGAGTGTCATCGTCTGCGCGCCCCGCGTCGCCGCAGCGGCCGACGAGCAGGTCTGA
- the rpmD gene encoding 50S ribosomal protein L30 — translation MSEAKSQLRVTQIGSPIRRPGYQRATLVGLGLNKIRRERVLEDTPAIRGMLRKVHHLVKVEPVD, via the coding sequence ATGAGCGAAGCGAAATCTCAGCTGCGGGTCACCCAGATCGGCAGCCCGATCCGGCGCCCCGGCTATCAGCGGGCGACCCTGGTGGGCCTCGGCCTGAACAAGATCCGCCGCGAGCGCGTCCTCGAGGATACGCCCGCGATCCGCGGCATGCTGCGGAAGGTTCATCATCTGGTGAAGGTCGAGCCGGTTGATTGA
- the rpsE gene encoding 30S ribosomal protein S5, whose translation MARGPRREREREGREESEFVEKLVSINRVAKVVKGGRRFGFSALVIAGDGKGRVGFGSGKAREVPEAIRKATERARKGMIRVHLREGRTFHHDVLGHFGAGRVVVRAAPVGTGIIAGGPMRAVFEALGVHDVVAKSTGTSNPHNMVKATFDALQNSFSPRSVAARRGRKVSEILGRRGEAEPAAQTGTE comes from the coding sequence ATGGCACGAGGTCCAAGGCGCGAGCGCGAACGCGAAGGCCGGGAAGAGTCGGAATTCGTCGAGAAGCTCGTCTCGATCAACCGCGTCGCGAAGGTGGTGAAGGGCGGCCGGCGTTTCGGCTTCTCCGCTCTGGTCATCGCAGGCGACGGCAAGGGCCGGGTCGGCTTCGGCTCGGGCAAGGCGCGCGAAGTCCCCGAGGCGATCCGCAAGGCGACGGAGCGTGCCCGCAAGGGTATGATCCGGGTCCATCTGCGCGAGGGCCGGACATTCCACCACGACGTTCTCGGTCACTTCGGCGCCGGTCGTGTCGTCGTGCGCGCCGCACCGGTCGGCACCGGCATCATTGCCGGTGGCCCGATGCGCGCCGTGTTCGAGGCGCTCGGTGTGCATGACGTCGTCGCGAAGTCGACCGGCACGTCGAACCCGCACAACATGGTCAAGGCGACCTTCGACGCGCTGCAGAACTCGTTCTCGCCGCGCAGCGTCGCCGCCCGGCGCGGCCGCAAGGTCAGCGAAATCCTCGGCCGGCGTGGTGAGGCCGAGCCGGCCGCCCAGACCGGCACGGAGTAG
- the rplR gene encoding 50S ribosomal protein L18, with protein sequence MLSSRQLQVRRRLRIRAALRRQGNGRARLSVFRSGRNIYAQVIDDERGVTVASASSLDKGFREGGKSGADKAAAAEIGKLVAERALAAGVKEVVFDRGGYRYHGRVKALAEAARESGLAF encoded by the coding sequence ATGCTGAGCAGCAGACAACTTCAAGTACGCCGCCGGCTGCGGATCCGCGCCGCGCTGCGGCGTCAGGGCAACGGCCGGGCGCGGCTGTCGGTGTTCCGGTCCGGACGCAACATCTACGCCCAGGTCATCGACGACGAGCGGGGCGTGACCGTCGCCTCTGCGTCCTCGCTGGACAAAGGCTTCCGCGAGGGCGGCAAGTCCGGTGCGGACAAGGCAGCGGCCGCGGAGATCGGCAAGCTGGTCGCCGAGCGAGCGCTCGCGGCCGGTGTGAAGGAAGTTGTTTTCGACCGCGGTGGCTATCGCTATCACGGCCGGGTGAAAGCCCTGGCCGAAGCCGCCCGCGAGTCCGGACTGGCGTTCTAG
- the rplF gene encoding 50S ribosomal protein L6 produces the protein MSRVGKYPVTVPAGTTVQVADGTIEAKGKLGQRSLKLVDEVEAVLEEGKLWIKPRSDSQRARMMWGTYRALAQSLVTGVSEGFTKALEISGVGYRAAVEGKTLKLQLGYSHDVIFPIPSDVQIKTERPTAIAVSGIDRQRVGQVAAEIRAYRGPEPYKGKGIRYADETILRKEGKKK, from the coding sequence ATGTCGCGCGTAGGCAAATATCCCGTGACCGTGCCGGCCGGGACCACCGTACAGGTGGCCGACGGCACGATCGAGGCGAAGGGCAAGCTCGGGCAGCGTAGTCTGAAGCTGGTCGACGAGGTCGAGGCTGTGCTCGAAGAGGGCAAGCTCTGGATCAAGCCGCGCTCGGACTCCCAGCGTGCGCGCATGATGTGGGGCACCTACCGCGCCCTGGCGCAGTCGCTGGTGACCGGCGTCTCGGAGGGCTTCACCAAGGCGCTCGAGATCAGCGGCGTCGGCTACCGTGCGGCGGTCGAGGGCAAGACCCTCAAGCTGCAGCTCGGTTACAGCCACGACGTGATCTTCCCGATCCCGTCGGACGTGCAGATCAAGACCGAGCGGCCGACGGCCATCGCGGTGTCCGGCATCGACCGGCAGCGCGTCGGGCAGGTCGCCGCGGAGATCCGTGCGTATCGCGGCCCGGAGCCCTATAAGGGCAAGGGCATCCGCTATGCGGACGAGACGATCCTGCGCAAAGAAGGCAAGAAGAAGTAA
- the rpsH gene encoding 30S ribosomal protein S8 — translation MALSDPLGDLLTRIRNGQQARLNTVRSPGSNLRTRLLDVLQREGFIRGYTTKSADGGFAELVIELKYNEGEPVIRHISRVSKPGRRVYSKIKDLKPFQGGLGISILSTPRGVMSDHEARAQNVGGEVLCQVF, via the coding sequence ATGGCATTGAGCGATCCGCTCGGCGACCTGTTGACCCGTATCCGTAACGGACAGCAGGCGCGGCTGAACACGGTGCGGTCGCCGGGTTCCAATCTGCGCACGCGTCTTCTCGACGTGTTGCAGCGGGAGGGCTTCATCCGCGGCTACACCACGAAGTCCGCCGATGGCGGCTTCGCCGAACTCGTCATCGAGTTGAAGTACAACGAGGGCGAGCCGGTCATCCGTCACATCTCGCGTGTGTCGAAGCCTGGCCGGCGCGTCTATTCGAAGATCAAGGACCTGAAGCCGTTCCAGGGCGGCCTCGGTATCTCGATCCTGTCCACGCCGCGCGGCGTCATGTCCGACCATGAGGCACGCGCGCAGAATGTGGGCGGCGAAGTCCTCTGCCAGGTGTTCTAG
- the rpsN gene encoding 30S ribosomal protein S14 has product MAKSSAVQRDLKRRRLAKQFGGKREALKSIIMDKSIPLEDRFVAQLRLAELPRNGSRTRIRNRCEVSGRPRGYYRKFRMSRIALRELASQGQIPGVVKSSW; this is encoded by the coding sequence ATGGCAAAGAGCAGCGCCGTACAGCGGGACTTGAAGCGACGCCGGCTTGCCAAGCAGTTCGGCGGCAAGCGCGAAGCGCTCAAGTCGATCATCATGGACAAGTCGATCCCGCTCGAGGACCGTTTCGTCGCCCAGCTTCGGCTTGCCGAGCTGCCGCGCAACGGATCGCGGACGCGGATCCGCAACCGCTGCGAAGTCTCCGGGCGTCCGCGCGGCTATTATCGCAAGTTCCGTATGTCGCGCATCGCGCTCCGTGAACTGGCCTCCCAGGGCCAGATCCCGGGCGTGGTGAAGTCGAGCTGGTAG
- the rplE gene encoding 50S ribosomal protein L5, with protein sequence MASPRLKTVYDGTVRSSLKERFAYANDFAIPRLDKIVINMGVGEAVSDTKKVQSAVGELTRIAGQKPVVTRAKQAISTFKLRGGMPIGCKVTLRRERMYEFLDRLITIALPRVRDFRGVSPKSFDGRGNYALGLREQIVFPEIEYDQVDEIRGMDIVICTTANTDEEARELLRGMNMPFQQN encoded by the coding sequence ATGGCATCACCACGTCTCAAAACCGTCTACGACGGCACCGTCAGGTCCAGCCTGAAGGAGCGCTTCGCCTACGCGAACGACTTCGCGATTCCCAGGTTGGACAAGATCGTCATCAACATGGGCGTCGGCGAAGCGGTCTCCGACACGAAGAAGGTCCAGTCCGCCGTCGGCGAACTGACCCGGATCGCCGGCCAGAAGCCGGTCGTGACGCGGGCCAAGCAGGCGATTTCGACCTTCAAGCTGCGCGGCGGCATGCCGATCGGCTGCAAGGTTACCCTGCGCCGCGAGCGGATGTACGAGTTCCTCGACCGGCTGATCACGATCGCGCTTCCGCGCGTCCGTGACTTCCGCGGGGTCTCGCCGAAGAGCTTCGACGGCCGAGGCAACTATGCCCTGGGCCTGCGCGAGCAGATCGTCTTTCCGGAGATCGAGTACGACCAGGTCGACGAGATCCGCGGCATGGACATCGTGATCTGCACGACGGCAAACACTGATGAGGAGGCTCGCGAACTCCTCCGCGGCATGAACATGCCGTTCCAGCAGAACTAG
- the rplX gene encoding 50S ribosomal protein L24, with the protein MMAVKVKKGDQVVVLAGRDKGSKGEVMRVIPSESRVVVAGVNIVKRHQRPGPGNPGGIVEREAPVHVSNVAHVDPDTGRPTRVGFRILEDGRKVRFAKRSGEVIDR; encoded by the coding sequence GTGATGGCGGTGAAGGTCAAAAAGGGCGATCAGGTCGTCGTCCTCGCCGGTCGCGACAAGGGTTCCAAGGGCGAGGTCATGCGCGTGATCCCGTCGGAATCGCGTGTGGTGGTCGCCGGCGTGAACATCGTGAAGCGGCACCAGCGTCCCGGCCCCGGCAATCCCGGCGGCATCGTGGAGCGCGAGGCGCCCGTCCACGTGTCCAACGTGGCGCATGTCGACCCCGACACTGGCCGCCCCACCCGGGTCGGTTTCCGAATTCTCGAGGATGGCCGCAAGGTGCGCTTCGCAAAGCGCTCCGGCGAGGTCATCGATCGATAG
- the rplN gene encoding 50S ribosomal protein L14, whose translation MIQQESNLEVADNSGARRVQCIRVLGGTRTRYASVGDVIVVSVKEAIPRGRVKKGDVHKAVIVRTAKDVHRSDGTAIRFDKNAAVLINAQGEPIGTRIFGPVTRELRGKKFMKIISLAPEVL comes from the coding sequence ATGATCCAGCAAGAGAGCAATCTCGAGGTAGCCGACAACTCCGGCGCGCGGCGGGTGCAGTGCATCCGCGTGCTCGGCGGCACCCGGACGCGCTACGCGTCGGTCGGCGACGTGATCGTCGTTTCCGTGAAGGAGGCGATTCCGCGCGGCCGCGTGAAGAAGGGCGACGTCCACAAGGCGGTCATCGTCCGCACCGCTAAGGACGTCCACCGGTCCGACGGAACGGCGATCCGCTTCGACAAGAACGCGGCGGTGCTGATCAACGCCCAGGGCGAGCCGATCGGCACGCGCATCTTCGGGCCGGTCACGCGTGAGCTTCGCGGCAAGAAGTTCATGAAGATCATCTCGCTGGCACCGGAGGTGCTGTGA
- the rpsQ gene encoding 30S ribosomal protein S17, translated as MPRRVMQGVVVSDVADKTVSVRVDRRVMHPIYKKFVTKSKKYLAHDENNAAKVGDKVRIEECRPLSKRKSWVVLDAAGSDGAGGA; from the coding sequence ATGCCGAGGCGTGTCATGCAGGGTGTCGTGGTGAGCGACGTCGCCGACAAGACGGTGTCGGTGCGCGTCGACCGTCGCGTCATGCACCCGATCTACAAGAAGTTCGTGACCAAGTCGAAGAAGTACCTGGCCCACGACGAGAACAACGCTGCGAAGGTCGGCGACAAGGTGCGCATCGAAGAATGCCGCCCGCTCTCCAAGCGCAAGAGTTGGGTGGTGCTCGATGCCGCCGGCTCCGACGGCGCCGGGGGAGCCTGA
- the rpmC gene encoding 50S ribosomal protein L29, whose product MKAADVRAKTGDELRTQLGDLRKEAFNLRFQKASGQLENTARVRQVRRDIARIMNALGERRRAEG is encoded by the coding sequence ATGAAGGCAGCGGACGTCCGCGCCAAGACCGGCGACGAGTTGCGGACACAGCTCGGCGACCTGCGCAAGGAAGCGTTCAACCTTCGCTTCCAGAAGGCGAGCGGACAGCTCGAAAATACGGCGCGCGTGCGGCAGGTCCGCCGCGACATCGCGCGGATCATGAACGCTCTCGGCGAGCGTCGCCGCGCCGAGGGTTAG
- the rplP gene encoding 50S ribosomal protein L16, with protein sequence MLSPKRTKFRKAFKGRIHGNAKGGTDLNFGAYGLKALEPERITARQIEAARRAITRHIKRVGRVWIRIFPDVPVSSKPAEVRMGKGKGSPEFWVVRVKPGKIMFELDGVPQELAREAFELAAAKLPIKTRFVTRLGEGA encoded by the coding sequence ATGCTAAGTCCCAAGCGGACGAAGTTCCGTAAGGCCTTCAAGGGCCGGATCCACGGCAACGCCAAGGGCGGCACCGATCTCAACTTCGGTGCGTACGGCCTGAAGGCGCTCGAGCCGGAGCGGATCACCGCGCGCCAGATCGAAGCGGCGCGTCGTGCGATCACGCGCCACATCAAGCGCGTCGGCCGCGTCTGGATCCGCATCTTCCCGGACGTGCCGGTGTCCAGCAAGCCTGCCGAGGTCCGCATGGGCAAGGGCAAGGGCTCGCCGGAATTCTGGGTGGTCCGCGTGAAGCCCGGCAAGATCATGTTCGAGCTCGACGGCGTGCCGCAGGAGCTGGCGCGCGAGGCGTTCGAACTGGCGGCCGCGAAGCTGCCGATCAAGACCCGGTTCGTGACCCGCCTGGGCGAGGGAGCGTGA
- the rpsC gene encoding 30S ribosomal protein S3, whose amino-acid sequence MGQKVNPIGLRLGINRTWDSRWFAGKDYGTLLHEDLRLRKYLFERLRQAGISRVVIERPAKKPRITIHTARPGVVIGKKGADIEKLRQKLGQMSNGREVVLNIVEIRKPEIDAKLVAENIAQQLERRVAFRRALKRAVQSAMRLGALGIRINVGGRLGGAEIARSEWYREGRVPLHTLRADIDFGYATAKTTYGTCGVKVWVFKGEILAHDPMAQDKRLAEQQVGR is encoded by the coding sequence ATGGGTCAAAAGGTCAATCCGATCGGGCTGCGTCTCGGGATCAACCGGACGTGGGACTCGCGCTGGTTCGCCGGCAAGGACTACGGCACGCTGCTCCACGAGGACCTGCGCCTGCGCAAGTACCTGTTCGAGCGCCTGCGTCAGGCCGGCATCAGCCGTGTCGTGATCGAGCGTCCGGCGAAGAAGCCACGCATCACGATCCACACGGCGCGTCCGGGCGTGGTCATCGGCAAGAAGGGCGCCGATATCGAGAAGCTGCGTCAGAAGCTCGGTCAGATGTCGAACGGCCGCGAGGTCGTGCTGAACATCGTCGAGATCCGCAAGCCCGAGATCGACGCGAAGCTGGTCGCAGAGAACATCGCGCAGCAGCTCGAGCGCCGGGTGGCGTTTCGGCGCGCGCTGAAGCGCGCCGTGCAGTCGGCGATGCGGCTGGGTGCGCTGGGCATCCGGATCAATGTGGGCGGAAGGCTCGGCGGCGCCGAGATCGCGCGCTCCGAGTGGTATCGTGAAGGTCGCGTTCCGCTGCATACGCTGCGTGCGGATATCGACTTCGGGTATGCGACGGCGAAAACGACTTACGGCACCTGCGGCGTGAAGGTCTGGGTGTTCAAGGGCGAGATCCTGGCGCACGACCCGATGGCGCAGGACAAGCGCCTCGCCGAGCAGCAGGTCGGACGCTAG